In Topomyia yanbarensis strain Yona2022 chromosome 2, ASM3024719v1, whole genome shotgun sequence, one DNA window encodes the following:
- the LOC131679580 gene encoding uncharacterized protein LOC131679580: protein MDDVHFPDSYPMALKRTKQLERKLEKSPELYQNIRDQIKRYLESGYAHLATESELNDAEWKNGSYFLYQSRDQWPCTGRIDETNEEARGVVLCHAVVDAAAVSRWVKLVRVTATAVRFIANIQRKKAGLPTVTSKATKIQHRHIKAEYLTVQKPLQQEELREAETILWKQVQFDSFPDEMSALMKNLQHKPGLPLAKIEKSSCLYKLSPVLDAEGVLRVRGRLEKNESIPFDKRYPIILSRKHEITKKLILHFHEKYGHANRETVFNELRQKFWIPNARAAIQQVRKECVWCKVNRCVPRIPMMAPLPVQRITPHLRPFSAVGVDYLGPVEVTVGRRKEKRWITVFTCMAIRAVHLEIVHSLTTQSCLMAIRRFACKRGAPEQIFSDNATCFHGADIVMKKAMEKINSECAEKVSSTATA from the exons ATGGACGACGTGCATTTTCCGGATAGCTATCCCATGGCTCTCAAGCGGACGAAGCAGCTAGAAAGAAAGTTGGAGAAATCACCGGAATTGTACCAAAACATCCGGGATCAGATTAAAAGGTACCTGGAGAGTGGATATGCTCATCTAGCCACAGAATCAGAGCTG AATGATGCGGAATGGAAGAACGGTTCGTATTTCCTGTATCAATCGCGCGATCAGTGGCCATGCACTGGGCGAATAGATGAGACGAATGAAGAAGCGCGAGGAGTCGTGCTATGTCATGCGGTGGTCGACGCTGCAGCTGTTTCTCGATGGGTAAAGCTGGTTAGAGTGACTGCAACGGCAGTGCGCTTTATTGCCAACATTCAGCGTAAGAAAGCCGGGTTACCAACCGTTACATCCAAGGCCACGAAGATCCAGCACAGACACATAAAGGCTGAGTACTTGACTGTTCAGAAGCCACTTCAGCAGGAGGAACTGAGAGAGGCCGAAACCATTCTGTGGAAGCAGGTGCAATTTGACAGCTTTCCGGACGAGATGAGTGCGTTGATGAAAAACCTGCAGCATAAACCAGGTCTGCCActtgcaaaaattgaaaaatctagTTGCCTCTACAAGTTGTCGCCGGTGCTTGATGCAGAGGGTGTGTTGAGAGTACGAGGCAGGCTGGAAAAGAACGAGTCAATCCCGTTCGACAAAAGGTATCCGATAATTCTGTCCAGGAAGCACGAAATAACAAAAAAGTTGATCCTGCATTTCCACGAGAAGTACGGCCATGCGAATCGAGAAACCGTTTTCAACGAATTGCGGCAGAAGTTTTGGATACCAAATGCTCGCGCTGCAATACAGCAAGTGAGAAAAGAATGCGTGTGGTGCAAGGTGAATCGCTGTGTACCTCGCATTCCTATGATGGCACCACTGCCGGTTCAACGCATCACCCCTCACTTGCGTCCCTTTAGTGCAGTGGGTGTTGATTACCTGGGTCCTGTCGAGGTCACAGTGGGGCGTAGGAAAGAGAAGAGGTGGATCACTGTCTTCACGTGCATGGCGATAAGGGCCGTACACCTGGAGATAGTTCACAGCTTGACTACGCAATCTTGCTTGATGGCTATCCGACGATTTGCATGCAAGCGAGGAGCTCCGGAACAAATTTTTTCGGACAATGCTACCTGTTTCCATGGGGCGGACATAGTGATGAAGAAAGCGATGGAAAAGATTAACAGTGAGTGCGCTGAAAAGGTCTCATCGACTGCAACCGCATGA